From the Colletotrichum lupini chromosome 10, complete sequence genome, one window contains:
- a CDS encoding dynamin family protein, giving the protein MAPAHSKTQATGLGNRNLLDKIDKLRELGISRQIALPQLVVVGDQSSGKSSVLESLTGYYFPRSVGLCTRHATEIVCRREHTPSIVVTIQPDDATSKRADLARSFRRELKDLKGQAFADVLREAAGVMGLKSAENSEGAAFSKDVLRVEICGPDEEHLTIIDVPGIFENTQDGVSTVRDVALVKSMVKDYIKDSRTIILAVIPCNVDVATQTILTYATEADPEGKRTLGVLTKPDLVSENATREVAMDLVRGKRRDIQLGYYVVKNRGADDASSSKEDRDADEKTFFSEEPWSRLDKSRLGIPALRVRLRELLMDRTKSEFPKVRREINERLAEAKIKLKDLGQPRSTADEQRAYLGKIVSRFTELKNFGLDAYYTGDPVFDKRSELRLATRIREMNTAFSSMFFKKAHTRDFDDLPEKKSDDTEGSRPDDDDDHGDSPLKDSSMNDEDDGSKDENATRDDLYRIAFSVPSDEYGELDAILSDPCRCPAPLKDSILKHLEQLYLRSRGFEMGTFGSHMLPTAFKEQSKKWESITLAHVSNAILVVHHFIHGLVKESCNDEQVFDALWSSILENLIGRYKVAMDQAKLLIHVEREGRSITYNPAFDRALNKIKAAKSAKKFENLKVSVYHDYSKTDYVRYEDLKKQVTHEKGTSATSCVIHDVLQSYYEVASARFSDMICAQVVDYFLLGAQDSPLNVLSANRIFKMTAEQLEMVAGEDALSKSAREILKNDIMLLEQGRKVLRT; this is encoded by the exons ATGGCACCTGCTCATTCCAAGACGCAGGCCACTGGCTTGGGAAACCGAAACCTCTTGGACAAGATCGACAAGTTGAGGGAACTTGGAATTTCCAGGCAGATCGCCCTCCCTCAG ctcgtcgtcgtcggagACCAGTCCTCTGGAAAGTCCAGCGTTCTCGAGAGTCTCACTGGATACTATTTCCCTCGATCGGTCGGACTCTGCACACGTCATGCTACCGAGATCGTCTGTCGTCGAGAACATACACCCAGCATCGTCGTTACCATCCAGCCTGACGATGCCACCTCGAAGAGAGCCGACCTTGCTAGGTCGTTCCGACGTGAGCTGAAGGACCTCAAGGGCCAGGCGTTTGCGGATGTTCTCCGCGAG GCTGCCGGTGTGATGGGTTTGAAGAGTGCCGAGAACTCCGAGGGTGCTGCCTTCAGCAAGGATGTTCTTCGCGTTGAGATTTGCGGCCCCGATGAGGAGCACTTGACAATCATTGACGTTCCTG GCATCTTTGAGAATACTCAAGATG GCGTTTCGACAGTCAGAGACGTCGCTTTGGTCAAGTCTATGGTGAAAGATTACATCAAGGATTCCAGAACCAT CATCCTTGCAGTCATCCCTTGCAACGTGGATGTCGCGACTCAGACTATTCTGACCTACGCCACTGAAGCTGATCCCGAGGGCAAGCGCACTCTGGGTGTCCTCACCAAGCCTGATCTTGTAAGCGAGAACGCCACCCGAGAAGTAGCGATGGACCTCGTCCGAGGTAAGAGACGAGATATTCAGTTGGGCTACTACGTCGTCAAGAACCGAGGCGCCGACGACGCTTCCTCTAGCAAAGAGGATCGTGATGCAGACGAGAAGACGTTCTTTTCTGAAGAGCCCTGGTCCCGACTCGATAAGTCCCGCTTGGGAATCCCAGCGTTGCGCGTACGGCTGCGTGAACTGCTCATGGACCGGACCAAAAGCGAGTTCCCAAAGGTCAGACGTGAGATCAATGAGCGCCTTGCCGAGGCGAAGATCAAGCTCAAGGACCTCGGACAGCCCCGAAGCACCGCCGATGAGCAGCGAGCCTACCTCGGCAAGATTGTGAGTCGCTTCACCGAGTTGAAGAACTTTGGTTTGGATGCATACTACACTGGCGATCCCGTCTTCGACAAGCGTTCAGAACTCCGCCTCGCCACTCGAATTCGCGAAATGAATACGGCTTTCTCTTCCATGTTCTTCAAGAAAGCGCACACTCGCGATTTCGATGACCTTCCTGAGAAAAAGTCGGATGACACGGAAGGCTCTCGGCccgacgatgatgatgaccATGGCGACTCTCCACTTAAGGACTCTTCAATGAACGACGAAGATGACGGCAGCAAGGATGAGAATGCTACAAGAGATGATCTCTACAGAATCGCATTTTCAGTGCCATCTGATGAGTACGGTGAACTTGATGCAATTCTGTCGGACCCTTGCAGATGCCCTGCGCCTCTAAAAGACAGCATTCTGAAGCATCTCGAGCAGCTGTATCTTAGATCCCGTGGCTTTGAGATGGGCACT TTCGGCAGTCACATGTTGCCCACAGCCTTCAAGGAGCAATCCAAGAAATGGGAGTCCATCACCTTGGCCCATGTCAGCAACGCCATTCTCGTCGTTCACCACTTCATCCACGGTTTGGTCAAAGAGTCTTGCAATGATGAGCAGGTCTTTGACGCGCTCTGGTCCTCAATCCTAGAGAATCTGATTGGCAGATATAAGGTGGCAATGGATCAGGCGAAGTTGTTGATCCATGTGGAGAGGGAGGGTCGCTCCATCACCTATAATCCTGCCTTTGACAGAGCTCTGAACAAGATCAAGGCTGCGAAATCTGCCAAGAAATTCGAAAACCTCAAAGTCTCTGTGTATCACGACTACTCGAAGACCGATTATGTCCGATACGAAGACTTGAAGAAGCAAGTCACCCACGAGAAGGGTACCAGCGCGACGAGTTGCGTCATCCACGATGTCTTGCAGAGCTATTACGAGGTTGCGAGTGCCCGCTTCTCGGATATGATCTGTGCTCAGGTCGTCGATTACTTCCTTCTCGGCGCGCAGGACAGCCCTCTCAATGTTCTTTCTGCGAACCGTATATTCAAGATGACGGCTGAGCAGTTGGAGATGGTCGCGGGCGAAGACGCTCTGAGCAAGTCTGCTCGTGAGATCTTGAAGAACGACATCATGCTCTTAGAGCAGGGAAGAAAGGTTCTCCGCACTTGA
- a CDS encoding 3-isopropylmalate dehydratase gives MPVAEGTPQTLYDKVLQAHVVDEKLDGTILLYIDRHLVHEVTSPQAFEGLKNAGRKVRRPDCTLATTDHNVPTSSRKGMKDIGSFIAEDDSRVQCMTLEENVKDFGLTYFGLGDKRQGIVHVIGPEQGFTLPGTTVVCGDSHTSTHGAFGALAFGIGTSEVEHVLATQCLITKRSKNMRIQVDGELAPGVSSKDVVLHAIGKIGTAGGTGAVIEFCGSVIRSLSMEARMSICNMSIEGGARAGMVAPDDITFEYLKNRPLAPKYNSDEWHKAVKYWKSLQSDADAKYDIDVFIDGKDIIPTITWGTSPEDVIPITGVVPDPETFSTENKKAAGRRMLEYMGLTPGTPMEDIPVDKVFIGSCTNSRIEDLRAAAHIVKGKKIAANIKRAMVVPGSGLVKTQAEAEGLDKIFEAAGFEWREAGCSMCLGMNPDILAAKERCASTSNRNFEGRQGAGSRTHLMSPVMAAAAGIVGKLADVRKLEGYQTSPKLQATITPDSEPQVDERVEESDAEKEAIADQPEDNEPHTNTISAGSSAGLPKFTNLKGIAAPLEMSNVDTDAIIPKQFLKTIKRTGLGNALFYALRFNEDGSENPNFILNKDPYRSSKILVVTGPNFGCGSSREHAPWALNDFGIRCVLAPSYADIFFNNTFKNGMLPIIMEDKEKLEKIAAEARAGREVEIDLPNQLIKDADGNTLASFDVEEFRKHCLINGLDDIGLTMQQNDKIADYERRMSQLTPWLDGTNYLKRDPKTGRLLAKAVPVPKTNRGETKKEPLEW, from the exons ATGCCCGTTGCCGAAGGCACCCCGCAAACTCTCTACGACAAGGTCCTCCAGGCCCACGTCGTAGACGAGAAGTTGGACGGCACGATCCTGCTGTACATTG ACAGACATCTCGTGCATGAGGTCACCTCTCCT CAAGCATTTGAGGGTCTGAAGAATGCAGGCCGCAAAGTCCGCCGACCGGACTGCACCCTCGCGACCACCGATCAC AATGTCCCCACTTCGTCACGGAAAGGCATGAAGGACATTGGCTCCTTCATTGCCGAAGATGACTCCAGAGTCCAGTGCATGACCCTCGAGGAGAATGTCAAGGACTTTGGCCTCACATACTTTGGTCTCGGCGACAAGCGCCAGGGTATCGTCCACGTTATCGGTCCCGAGCAGGGCTTCACCCTCCCCGGCACCACCGTTGTCTGCGGTGACAGTCACACCTCGACCCACGGCGCCTTCGGTGCCCTGGCTTTCGGTATCGGTACCAGCGAGGTCGAGCACGTCCTCGCCACCCAGTGCTTGATCACCAAGAGGAGCAAGAACATGCGGATACAGGTCGACGGAGAGCTTGCCCCCGGCGTCAGCTCAAAGGATGTTGTCTTGCACGCCATTGGCAAGATCGGAACGGCTGGCGGTACCGGTGCCGTTATCGAGTTCTGCGGTTCAGTCATCCGTAGCCTCAGCATGGAGGCCCGCATGTCCATCTGCAACATGTCCATCGAGGGTGGTGCGAGAGCCGGCATGGTCGCTCCCGACGACATCACCTTCGAGTACCTGAAGAACCGCCCCCTGGCCCCCAAGTACAACTCGGACGAGTGGCACAAGGCCGTCAAGTACTGGAAGTCTCTCCAGTCCGACGCCGACGCAAAGTACGACATTGATGTCTTCATTGACGGCAAGGACATCATCCCCACCATCACCTGGGGCACCAGTCCCGAGGACGTCATCCCCATCACCGGCGTCGTCCCCGACCCCGAGACCTTCTCCACTGAGAACAAGAAGGCCGCCGGCCGCAGAATGCTCGAGTACATGGGCCTGACCCCCGGAACCCCCATGGAGGATATCCCCGTCGACAAGGTCTTCATCGGTTCCTGCACAAATTCCCGTATCGAGGACTTGCGCGCCGCGGCCCACATCGTCAAGGGCAAGAAGATTGCGGCGAACATCAAGCGCGCCATGGTCGTCCCCGGCTCTGGTCTCGTCAAGACTCAGGCCGAGGCCGAGGGCTTGGACAAGATTTTCGAGGCCGCCGGCTTCGAGTGGCGTGAGGCCGGTTGCAGTATGTGCTTGGGCATGAACCCCGATATCCTGGCCGCCAAGGAGAGATGCGCGTCCACCAGCAACAGAAACTTTGAGGGTCGCCAGGGTGCCGGCTCCCGCACCCATCTCATGTCCCCCGTgatggctgctgctgccggtATCGTCGGCAAGCTGGCTGACGTCAGAAAGCTCGAGGGTTACCAGACGAGCCCTAAGCTCCAGGCCACCATTACCCCCGACAGCGAACCCCAGGTTGACGAGCGGGTCGAGGAGAGCGACGCTGAGAAGGAGGCCATCGCCGACCAGCCCGAGGACAACGAACCCCACACCAACACTATTTCTGCCGGTAGCTCTGCTGGTCTTCCCAAGTTCACCAACCTCAAGGGTATCGCCGCTCCCCTGGAGATGTCCAACGTCGACACCGACGCCATCATCCCCAAGCAGTTCCTCAAGACCATCAAGCGCACTGGTCTCGGTAACGCCCTCTTCTACGCCCTCCGCTTCAACGAGGACGGTTCCGAGAACCCCAACTTCATTCTTAACAAGGACCCCTACCGCAGCTCCAAGATCCTCGTCGTCACCGGTCCCAACTTTGGCTGCGGTTCGTCGAGAGAGCACGCCCCCTGGGCCCTCAACGATTTCGGCATCCGCTGCGTCCTCGCGCCGTCGTACGCCGACATCTTCTTCAACAACACCTTCAAGAACGGCATGCTGCCAATCATTATGGAGGACAAGGAGAAGCTGGAGAAGATTGCCGCCGAGGCGCGCGCCGGCCGCGAAGTCGAGATCGACTTGCCCAACCAGCTCATCAAGGACGCCGACGGCAACACCCTCGCCTCTTTCGACGTTGAGGAGTTCCGGAAACACTGCCTCATTAACGGCCTCGATGATATCGGCCTGACCATGCAGCAGAACGACAAGATTGCCGACTACGAGCGCCGCATGTCCCAGCTCACCCCCTGGCTCGACGGCACCAACTACCTCAAGAGGGATCCCAAGACCGGTCGCCTCCTCGCCAAGGCCGTCCCCGTCCCCAAGACGAACCGGGGTGAGACCAAGAAGGAGCCTCTTGAGTGGTAA
- a CDS encoding glycosyltransferase family 4 has translation MASSSTSSPTLTRTETLSLGALSFAAVAVLLNAFQGEGEPLIASLALSVLAFALAYSMIRWLGPVFKQAGFKGRDLSKHHRPELPECMGAVCAAVYLLVVIVFIPFPFYKDIVAATSGGGNRDVVFQVEHVQQGRFLHRFPHSKLASYLSAIISLQTTALLGIGDDLFDIRWRHKWWIPGLASVPILVIYFVDFGVTSIVIPIPLQPYLGELFDLGVLYYIYMSCIAMFCPQSINMLAGINGIEVSQCIVVSLLLVLNDCLYLFTPYPHPATDSHLFSLYLLLPWLGVSFALVLHNWYPAKVFVGDTYCYFSGMVFATVGILGHFSKTLGLLLVPQLFNFLYSTPQIFGLIPCPRHRLPRFNARTGLLETSKTPWSPERQPRPLVAQGLHLLAKLRLLEVTVDEKGRFVETSNFTLLNLWLVWRGPLREDRLAWEVTFLQLFVGLFGLFVRHRLALLIFKEDNWGMTTKRY, from the exons ATGGCTTCCTCCTCAACCTCCTCTCCGACCCTCACCCGAACCGAGACTCTGAGCCTGGGAGCCCTCTCCTTTGCCGCAGTCGCAGTCCTCCTCAATGCCTTCCAGGGCGAGGGCGAGCCCCTGATAGCGTCACTGGCACTCTCAGTCCTGGCCTTTGCGCTGGCCTACTCCATGATCCGATGGCTTGGCCCGGTCTTCAAACAGGCCGGCTTCAAGGGTCGCGACCTCTCAAAGCACCACCGCCCTGAGCTGCCCGAGTGCATGGGTGCCGTCTGCGCTGCCGTCTACCTactcgtcgtcatcgtcttCATCCCCTTCCCCTTCTACAAGGACATTGTTGCCGCCACTAGCGGTGGTGGAAACAGGGACGTTGTATTCCAGGTCGAGCACGTACAGCAGGGACGATTTCTTCATCGCTTCCCCCATAGCAAG CTCGCCTCCTACCTTTCCGCAATCATCTCCCTCCAGACGACCGCCCTCCTAGGCATCGGCGACGACCTCTTCGACATCCGATGGCGACACAAGTGGTGGATCCCAGGCCTGGCCTCGGTCCCCATCCTCGTAATCTACTTTGTCGACTTTGGCGTCACCTCCATCGTCATCCCGATCCCCCTCCAGCCCTACCTCGGCGAGCTCTTCGACCTCGGCGTCCTCTACTACATCTACATGTCCTGCATCGCAATGTTCTGCCCTCAGTCCATCAACATGCTCGCAGGCATCAACGGCATCGAGGTCTCCCAGTGCATCGTCGtctccctcctcctcgtcctgAACGACTGCCTCTACCTCTTCACGCCCTACCCCCACCCGGCCACCGACTCCCACCTCTTCTCCCTctacctcctcctcccctgGCTCGGCGTCTCCTTCGCCCTCGTCCTGCACAACTGGTACCCCGCCAAGGTCTTCGTCGGCGACACCTACTGCTACTTCTCCGGCATGGTCTTCGCCACCGTCGGCATCCTCGGCCACTTCTCAAAGACGCTcggcctcctcctcgtccccCAGCTCTTCAACTTCCTCTACTCGACGCCCCAAATCTTTGGCCTCATCCCCTGCCCTCGTCACCGCTTGCCCCGATTCAACGCTCGCACCGGCCTCCTCGAGACGAGTAAGACGCCTTGGAGCCCCGAACGCCAACCCCGGCCCCTCGTCGCGCAAGGACTGCACCTGCTCGCCAAGTTGCGCCTTCTGGAAGTTACAGTGGACGAAAAGGGCCGCTTCGTGGAGACGAGCAACTTCACCCTGCTCAACCTGTGGCTCGTCTGGAGAGGTCCCCTGAGAGAGGACCGCCTCGCGTGGGAGGTCACCTTCCTCCAGCTCTTTGTCGGCCTGTTTGGCCTCTTTGTTCGCCATCGCCTCGCTCTGCTCATCTTTAAGGAGGATAACTGGGGTATGACGACCAAGAGATACTGA
- a CDS encoding V-type proton ATPase subunit F, with amino-acid sequence MASQADMKDRQFLAVIGDEDSVTGLLLAGIGHVSTGADQEKNFLVVDSKTDTATIESTFESFTSRKDIGIILINQHIADRIRHRVDTYTAAFPTVLEIPSKDHPYDPEKDSVLRRVRRLFGE; translated from the exons ATGGCTTCGCAAGCAGATATGAAGGACCGCCAGTTCCTCGCCGTTATTGGCGACGAG GACTCGGTCACCGGCCTCCTCCTCGCTGGCATTGGG CACGTCAGCACGGGTGCCGACCAAGAAAAGAACTTCCTGGTGGTGGATAGCAAGACGGATACCGCTACGATCGAGTCTACCTTTGAATCCTTCACTTCGAGGAAGGACATTGGCATCATCCTCATCAACCAACAC ATTGCCGATCGCATAAGACATCGGGTCGATACCTACACTGCTGCTTTCCCGACCGTTCTCGAAATTCCGAGCAAGGACCACCCGTACGACCCCGAGAAGGACAGTGTTTTGCGCAGAGTACGCCGGTTGTTTGGCGAATAA
- a CDS encoding ML domain-containing protein, with amino-acid sequence MVAGEGKGACPDQGPPSSIQSDRSDVVPMTFSLRTQPRSLLTTYQPKPLAGTTSLSPPIILTLNIEPRTPTSTHRASSTTSRPPLFATAVIAFLSAGLAPAGASVLVQRDQSVIVNDDLKVPGDSPLELCPKSHDEDIVTIDSVDLSPNPPQAGKELVIKASGTVRQNIEKGAYVLLQVKYGLIRLISTKADLCEQIENVDLECPIEKGVLTVTKSVELPNEIPSGKYTVFADVYTADDVPITCLTAQVVFSRNTKSFFSLEL; translated from the exons ATGGTCGCTGGGGAAGGCAAAGGCGCTTGTCCCGACCAAGGTCCACCTAGCTCCATCCAATCAGATCGATCTGACGTTGTCCCCATGACGTTCTCCCTCCGAACCCAGCCCCGTTCGTTGCTCACCACCTACCAACCAAAGCCACTCGCAGGAACCACTTCTCTATCACCTCCCATCATCCTCACGCTAAACATCGAACCTCGGACGCCGACGAGTACGCACCGAGCATCATCAACGACATCGAGACCGCCGTT GTTCGCCACAGCTGTCATCGCCTTCCTCTCCGCCGGTCTCGCACCGGCTGGTGCCAGCGTCCTGGTCCAGAGAGACCAGTCCGTCATTGTTAACGATGACCTCAAGGTCCCCGGCGACTCGCCTTTGGAGCTCTGCCCCAAGTCCCATGATGAGGACATCGTCACAATCGACAGCGTAGACCTCTCTCCCAACCCTCCTCAGGC TGGCAAGGAGCTCGTCATCAAGGCTTCCGGCACCGTCAGGCAGAACATCGAGAAGGGCGCCTACGTCCTTCTCCAGGTCAAGTACGGCCTCATCCGCCTTATCAGCACCAAGGCGGACCTCTGCGAGCAGATCGAGAACGTCGACCTCGAGTGCCCCATCGAGAAGGGTGTTCTCACCGTCACCAAGTCTGTCGAGCTTCCTAACGAGATCCCCTCC GGCAAGTACACCGTCTTTGCTGACGTTTACACCGCCGATGACGTCCCCATCACTTGCTTGACCGCTCAAGTCGTTTTCTCGCGCAACACCAAGAGCTTCTTCAGCTTGGAGCTTTAA
- a CDS encoding PHD-finger domain-containing protein translates to MTEKPQPLSTQTATPSQTLFAPSVPVSTHNVPRKAETVEEEEPYTIKCICNFTDDDGNTIYCETCDTWQHIDCFYPHSREEALREDFAHSCADCKPRPLDRQKAIERTRRLKNGPTTETIPDKKAKRPPSKSHKKKPKPTDLQLNGHPVGQENAKHGSPSDHPHPTKKVKSSHRPSHSISSQNAKRSPSYGNGGRSQPNGHPPSPATTPPDLPSDFQIHNYSDGFLSMSKEADIPITRINSFASLFVSNTLSVWLREPDRMRQETGEEFNDVFAKLPKDIDARKRQLHVESKKIPVSPETTLRWQYLATPAAIEKDVPLIELNGVIGFQKDYCADPENLWEELSSPLPFVFFHPMLPLYIDTRKEGSMARFVRRSCKPNALLDTYLSGQSEYHFWLMSDRYIAANEQITLPWDFRLPKKFQARLVHLLGLADDDTNTQNESEMDEAEYQTLSGWIHRILSEYGGCACDLGANCAFARFHRQHQAKVQSRPPAKKKQRKPKTHTISPTSTGHATNSRAASEGHQDDADNDGRSVSERSKPPSRDRTPVRQGSLDRPGILTEPTDRDKRKVQMVEDSFRRMEQQQPPRKKKRTSDGTASTSGSSKTKQRSSTSNASSGTTHYVDAGTSRSKSNSPSSGVSPTAQNPFKAPASRAESVGSQSGRTSSTPRPVYCDAGVQTDPVEGEWYSEPVQTPRPRRRIISLSQRLLNNRHRLRCDEVERRKSLSSLSAREPTPMDVDQPAEVKPSAESPPPSKDIGNQARDTSPAAPPAGDVVMSDAPTSSPSTVKSPLQTDSVSDGPANGSSSPLKMRSPELRVTMPPVPAFNGPTSATPSASTPSTIQSPFSASSLPSPFAPTAANGVAAHPSPVKKKLSLSDYTKSRMNKAKPAGALKTSLPGTEETKPTLDAIVDSPVVEKSADVLTPVTGNTINSNPAAAAANTL, encoded by the coding sequence ATGACCGAAAAGCCCCAGCCGCTGTCGACGCAGACCGCGACTCCTAGTCAGACCCTCTTCGCCCCGAGCGTACCAGTCTCAACACACAATGTGCCACGCAAGGCCGAGACGGTAGAGGAAGAAGAGCCGTACACGATCAAGTGTATTTGCAACTTCACTGACGATGATGGAAACACGATCTATTGCGAGACGTGTGACACGTGGCAGCACATCGACTGCTTTTACCCTCACAGTCGCGAGGAGGCCCTCCGCGAAGACTTTGCCCACTCGTGCGCTGATTGCAAGCCGCGCCCCCTAGATCGACAAAAGGCCATCGAGCGAACCCGGCGACTAAAGAATGGTCCCACGACAGAAACCATACCAGATAAGAAGGCCAAACGCCCGCCATCCAAAAGCCACAAGAAGAAGCCAAAGCCAACGGACTTGCAGTTGAATGGCCACCCTGTGGGCCAGGAGAATGCAAAGCACGGAAGTCCGAGCGACCACCCTCACCCAACCAAGAAGGTGAAGTCATCCCATCGGCCATCCCATTCGATCAGTTCTCAGAACGCAAAGCGAAGTCCTTCGTACGGCAATGGTGGGCGATCACAACCCAACGGCCACCCCCCAAGCCCAGCAACTACTCCCCCGGACCTTCCGAGCGATTTCCAAATACACAATTACTCGGACGGCTTCTTGTCCATGAGCAAAGAAGCAGACATCCCCATCACTCGCATCAATTCCTTTGCGAGCCTCTTCGTTTCCAATACCTTGTCAGTTTGGCTTCGGGAACCGGATCGTATGAGGCAAGAGACGGGCGAGGAATTCAACGACGTCTTTGCCAAGCTGCCGAAAGACATTGACGCTCGCAAGCGTCAGCTTCACGTCGAGAGCAAGAAGATTCCTGTCTCGCCAGAGACGACATTACGATGGCAATATCTTGCCACCCCTGCCGCCATCGAGAAAGACGTCCCTTTGATTGAACTCAACGGCGTGATCGGATTCCAAAAGGACTACTGCGCAGATCCCGAAAACCTATGGGAGGAGCTTTCGTCCCCGTTACCTTTTGTTTTCTTCCACCCCATGCTTCCCTTGTACATTGATACCAGGAAAGAAGGATCGATGGCTCGCTTCGTTCGAAGAAGCTGCAAGCCCAACGCCCTGCTGGATACGTACCTGTCAGGCCAATCCGAGTATCACTTCTGGCTCATGAGCGACAGATACATCGCGGCAAACGAGCAAATTACTCTACCATGGGACTTTAGGCTACCCAAGAAATTCCAGGCACGGTTAGTGCATCTGCTGGGCCTCGCTGACGACGACACCAATACGCAGAACGAGTCTGAGATGGACGAGGCTGAGTACCAAACACTATCGGGCTGGATTCATCGGATATTGTCCGAGTACGGCGGCTGTGCGTGTGACTTGGGTGCGAACTGTGCCTTTGCTCGCTTCCACAGACAACACCAAGCGAAGGTTCAGTCTCGGCCTCCCGCAAAGAAGAAACAACGAAAGCCAAAAACCCACACCATCTCTCCCACCAGCACCGGTCACGCTACCAACAGTCGCGCAGCTAGCGAGGGACACCAAGACGACGCCGACAACGACGGTCGGTCAGTTTCTGAGCGCAGCAAACCGCCTAGTCGTGATCGCACGCCCGTACGCCAGGGTTCATTGGATCGGCCAGGTATCCTCACAGAACCGACTGACAGGGACAAACGCAAGGTTCAAATGGTTGAAGACTCATTCCGACGAATGGAACAGCAACAACCTCCACGCAAGAAGAAGCGAACATCCGATGGCACGGCATCCACTTCCGGTTCTTCCAAGACGAAACAACGGAGCTCAACCAGCAACGCATCCAGCGGCACTACACACTACGTCGATGCGGGAACATCTCGAAGCAAGTCGAATTCCCCTTCAAGTGGCGTGTCACCAACGGCACAGAATCCGTTCAAGGCACCTGCCTCCAGAGCCGAGTCGGTCGGTTCCCAGTCCGGGCGAACATCATCCACACCTCGTCCCGTTTACTGCGATGCCGGTGTACAAACCGACCCTGTCGAGGGCGAGTGGTACAGTGAGCCCGTTCAAACACCCAGGCCACGACGCCGTATCATTTCTCTTTCGCAACGGCTGCTCAACAATCGACACCGCCTACGCTGTGATGAAGTCGAGAGACGCAAGTCACTCTCTTCTCTCTCCGCTCGGGAACCAACACCCATGGACGTGGATCAACCAGCTGAGGTCAAGCCTAGTGCTGAATCTCCTCCGCCCTCGAAGGATATTGGCAATCAAGCCCGCGATACATCGCCAGCCGCTCCTCCTGCTGGCGATGTCGTGATGTCGGATGCTCCGACAAGTTCGCCAAGCACCGTAAAATCGCCCCTGCAGACCGACAGCGTTTCAGATGGACCCGCGAATGGCTCAAGCAGCCCGTTGAAGATGAGATCACCGGAGTTACGAGTCACGATGCCACCGGTCCCTGCCTTCAACGGACCCACATCGGCGACTCCCAGTGCCTCAACACCGTCGACAATTCAGTCGCCGTTCTCCGCAAGCAGTCTACCCAGTCCATTTGCTCCGACTGCAGCCAATGGTGTTGCGGCACATCCAAGTCCGGTCAAGAAGAAGTTGAGCCTCAGCGATTACACCAAGAGCAGGATGAACAAGGCCAAGCCTGCTGGCGCTCTGAAGACCTCACTCCCTGGCACTGAGGAGACGAAGCCAACGCTCGATGCTATCGTCGATTCTCCAGTGGTTGAGAAGAGTGCGGATGTTCTTACACCCGTTACGGGTAACACGATCAACTCGAATCCTGCGGCTGCGGCCGCCAACACGCTGTAA
- a CDS encoding cholera enterotoxin subunit A2: protein MARQQPLMLGLTLIAFWAFLCNGLDLYRADSRNYATIQTSKGFLPKGQSTFGVAAPDTSLWNHVKGAPSGASKDEDGYVSTTSDPKLAESWVSRFLGGNGFIYRIHSAPNMIDCQATLQKYNPYPEEAEFAALGGIKDNQIIGWTPVRGGVKGKEELNPFYQGNIYSNMGTGGAQYKLAAFPPNHQAWGEAPWSQFASCTRRRSARDLFQIEKRACSASKSNVDYAKEYLEYVEAVCPGCQ from the coding sequence ATGGCTAGACAGCAACCTCTTATGCTTGGGCTGACGCTCATTGCTTTCTGGGCCTTCCTCTGCAACGGTCTCGACCTCTACCGCGCAGATTCGAGAAACTATGCCACCATCCAGACCTCCAAGGGCTTCTTGCCAAAGGGTCAGTCCACCTTTGGCGTCGCCGCCCCAGACACCAGCCTGTGGAACCACGTCAAAGGAGCCCCCAGCGGCGCCAGCAAGGACGAGGACGGCTACGTGTCCACGACCTCGGACCCCAAGCTGGCCGAGTCCTGGGTCAGCCGATTCCTGGGCGGCAACGGCTTCATCTACCGCATCCACTCGGCTCCCAACATGATCGACTGCCAGGCCACCCTCCAAAAGTACAACCCGTACCCCGAAGAGGCCGAGTTCGCCGCCCTCGGAGGCATCAAGGACAACCAGATCATCGGCTGGACCCCCGTCCGCGGCGGCGTCAAGGGCAAGGAGGAGCTGAACCCCTTTTACCAGGGCAACATCTACAGCAACATGGGCACCGGCGGCGCGCAGTACAAGCTCGCCGCATTCCCGCCCAACCACCAGGCCTGGGGCGAGGCCCCTTGGTCGCAGTTCGCTTCGTGCACGCGCAGACGTTCCGCCAGGGACCTCTTCCAGATCGAGAAGCGCGCTTGCTCCGCGTCCAAGAGCAACGTCGACTACGCCAAGGAGTACCTCGAGTACGTCGAGGCCGTCTGCCCTGGCTGTCAGTAG